From the Priestia koreensis genome, one window contains:
- a CDS encoding zinc ribbon domain-containing protein — protein sequence MNDLQSKLGGGLNKIQDSLQQGKQKLQTVQEISQQKKIIQEASSKRALLLIQAGEEVYRKVRNGDIQNEELKERFTLLIELDQRIYNAQQMILNLNQESSDSMSCTSCGSAVTVNDKFCGSCGTKVVIPSIEELDMKTCHACDQAVPANTQFCSCCGTKF from the coding sequence ATGAATGATTTACAAAGCAAACTTGGTGGAGGTTTAAATAAAATTCAAGATAGCCTGCAACAAGGAAAGCAAAAGCTACAAACAGTGCAAGAAATTAGCCAGCAGAAAAAGATTATTCAAGAAGCTTCTTCAAAACGTGCTCTTTTATTAATACAAGCTGGAGAAGAGGTATACCGAAAAGTACGTAACGGTGATATTCAAAATGAAGAATTAAAAGAACGCTTTACATTATTAATTGAACTTGATCAACGAATTTATAACGCCCAGCAAATGATTTTAAATCTAAATCAAGAGAGTAGCGACTCAATGAGTTGTACAAGTTGCGGATCAGCTGTAACAGTAAACGATAAGTTTTGTGGTTCTTGTGGAACAAAAGTCGTTATTCCAAGTATTGAAGAACTCGATATGAAAACTTGCCATGCTTGTGATCAAGCCGTACCTGCCAATACACAGTTTTGCAGTTGCTGTGGAACTAAATTTTAA
- a CDS encoding zinc ribbon domain-containing protein, whose product MYCKICGAASTQGSNYCGHDGASLIEIIPKLHVKKNHATFCPSCGKKTSDQHNYCGSCGASSLAYDATTESVRDTTNISDSKTFEQSFVRPRFQVSYLKQALIPALIAFAIMLVLNIFAYQYTNSVFNSLFSDKLSTGGFPLEYALHSLEDEFDSDIPEPDAFFGFSDMVMNSHLITPTYNLSADIQDSNENNTFEGSLHFSFTFVIYLLIPMLALFIGGMFAGRKRVNVSMVERLYSALCTGAIYGIILAFFSLFSGFGYDVNVAKDASRFKLDIDASYSFIKSLFIGLTVGTTVTFIGMLFSINYRQFTKHLTRTIPFGEVIHQAFSTLVRGLLVISVIMILALMSSKDKISAVMDFLPLDELSDKVGLFIITVGAQAGSILWNLAHLAPLHLDNLGSSDDLLTFSILGGLKGNGLEEFFGGMVDIPLYLYLVFLLPIALFAWSGYQMKKSNQASLKHIAIYSLIYAILIGFVSYLTQMNIKVDGTNQETPLQAFIGFSIFGTFIRAFIFSYIFAYVGGYIAKRKGY is encoded by the coding sequence ATGTATTGTAAAATTTGTGGTGCTGCTAGCACTCAAGGAAGCAACTATTGTGGACACGATGGAGCTTCTCTTATAGAAATTATTCCTAAGCTACACGTAAAGAAAAACCACGCTACTTTTTGTCCTAGCTGTGGGAAAAAAACTAGTGATCAACACAACTACTGTGGTTCATGTGGAGCATCTTCGTTAGCATATGATGCCACTACTGAATCTGTCCGTGACACAACAAACATAAGCGACAGCAAAACATTTGAACAATCTTTTGTTCGCCCACGCTTTCAAGTCTCATATTTAAAACAAGCGCTTATTCCCGCACTTATCGCTTTCGCTATTATGCTCGTGCTTAATATTTTTGCTTATCAATATACAAACAGTGTATTTAACAGTTTATTTTCGGACAAATTGTCTACTGGAGGCTTCCCCTTAGAATATGCACTACATTCTTTAGAAGACGAATTTGATAGCGATATACCTGAACCTGATGCTTTCTTTGGTTTTAGTGATATGGTAATGAATTCACACCTCATTACACCTACATACAACCTATCAGCAGACATACAGGATTCGAATGAAAATAATACATTCGAAGGAAGTTTACATTTCTCTTTCACATTTGTTATTTACTTACTCATTCCTATGCTAGCATTATTTATCGGTGGAATGTTTGCAGGTAGAAAACGAGTAAACGTCTCAATGGTGGAACGACTTTATTCAGCACTGTGCACAGGTGCTATATATGGGATTATTTTAGCCTTCTTCTCCCTGTTCAGCGGGTTTGGCTACGATGTAAATGTTGCCAAAGATGCTTCCCGCTTTAAGTTAGACATTGATGCCTCCTATTCTTTTATTAAAAGTCTATTCATTGGTCTCACTGTAGGAACAACGGTCACTTTTATAGGCATGCTCTTCTCGATAAACTACCGACAGTTCACAAAGCATTTAACTCGTACGATACCGTTTGGAGAAGTTATTCATCAGGCTTTTTCTACTCTTGTTAGAGGATTGCTCGTAATAAGTGTTATTATGATCCTTGCCTTAATGAGTTCCAAAGATAAAATTTCGGCTGTCATGGATTTTTTACCTCTTGATGAATTGAGCGATAAAGTTGGATTATTTATTATAACGGTAGGCGCTCAGGCAGGAAGCATACTGTGGAATCTAGCTCACCTTGCTCCTTTACATCTAGACAACTTGGGATCATCAGACGATTTACTGACTTTTTCAATTTTGGGTGGATTAAAAGGAAATGGTCTAGAAGAATTTTTTGGAGGCATGGTGGATATACCACTCTATCTATACCTCGTTTTCTTATTACCAATTGCGTTGTTTGCATGGTCTGGTTATCAAATGAAGAAATCTAACCAAGCTTCTTTAAAGCACATTGCAATCTATAGCCTTATATATGCTATTTTAATAGGATTTGTTTCTTACCTGACGCAAATGAACATTAAGGTAGACGGAACAAATCAAGAAACACCTTTGCAAGCCTTTATTGGCTTCAGCATCTTCGGCACCTTTATCAGAGCTTTTATCTTCTCCTACATTTTTGCTTATGTAGGTGGCTATATCGCAAAAAGAAAAGGATATTAA
- a CDS encoding bifunctional diguanylate cyclase/phosphodiesterase, translating to MSKGEFADIMNHVAHLHSYYNNWLVGLSFFIALVASYTSFELANRVKASEEKLKNFWIFNGSFALGIGIWSMHFVGMLAFELEMAASYYNLFLVALSVVWSIAGCYGGLFFVHFTNRSYKHLLAASLLMGTGISGMHYTGMAAMEPMKIHYDATFVILSVVIALVASVVALWLAFYSRFNNQKNIQGKIGFSLMMALAITGMHYTGMKAATFYMPMNGDKSAFSYQINSVVFACIITGVALLMFGTLSFLSYFDRRANQQQLMKNAIFESALDAIVVTNEQGEVLNINEEAVTLLGVVKEENIGKNVASIFPMVENLLSMVKRRHQLEITSSTGETKIIELTVTKVVADRDLEYILYIRDITEDQKFAQMLKETNDRYESLFYESPLAIVIHRYSQITSANQEALNIIGASSFEQLKTLSISHFLRKDDWDAMAKDVEDLLKGTFQREFTGQEVQVMTLNQEEKWVTAKSTVIQLNGEKYIQTVIRDVTEQRKAKQALQQLTFYDSLTGLPNKGLFETLAKAAIHKAKNDNQSCAILCIDLDRFKYTNEKHGHQIGDRILKELSRRFQAIMNTQDLLTRFGGDEFLMLVRRNKEEDIRNMAGRILSTVSVPFKIEGSDIYLNTSIGGSFLSESSSSLNTLIRQADLAVDEAKKNGRNAIEYYQESMQAYTTRRMVIESGLRTAIQNNEFELYYQPKIDLETGGLTGVEALIRWHHPTLGLVSPGEFISVAEETGLIVPLSKWTLHEACVQNKRWHDKGYHTMKVGVNISSIDFARESFVEAVLETLRESNICPNSVELEITESVAIQNVDDVIEKLQTLKDIGVHISIDDFGSGYSSFSYLKKLPINTLKIDRSFIIGLSTSLKEQAIVRAIITLAKSLDLSVIAEGVELPEQVDILKQEKCDAVQGYYYSRPLPVHEFEQWYEQTYQPHVAN from the coding sequence ATGTCAAAGGGAGAGTTCGCAGATATTATGAATCATGTTGCTCATTTGCATAGTTATTACAATAATTGGTTAGTGGGACTTTCCTTCTTTATCGCATTAGTGGCTTCGTACACATCGTTTGAATTGGCCAATCGTGTAAAGGCCTCAGAGGAAAAACTCAAAAACTTCTGGATTTTTAATGGCTCGTTTGCATTAGGAATTGGAATATGGTCCATGCATTTTGTCGGAATGCTGGCGTTTGAACTTGAAATGGCCGCATCTTACTATAATTTATTTCTCGTTGCTTTATCTGTGGTCTGGTCAATTGCGGGCTGCTACGGCGGTTTATTTTTTGTGCACTTTACTAATCGATCCTATAAGCATTTATTAGCAGCCAGTCTATTAATGGGAACGGGTATTAGCGGCATGCATTATACGGGGATGGCGGCAATGGAGCCGATGAAGATTCATTATGACGCAACATTTGTAATCCTTTCCGTTGTCATTGCGCTCGTTGCGTCTGTCGTGGCGCTTTGGTTGGCCTTTTATTCACGGTTTAACAATCAAAAAAATATCCAGGGGAAGATTGGATTTTCGCTCATGATGGCACTAGCGATTACAGGGATGCATTATACAGGCATGAAGGCCGCGACGTTTTATATGCCGATGAACGGTGATAAATCTGCTTTCTCGTATCAAATCAACTCGGTTGTGTTCGCTTGTATCATTACGGGAGTAGCTTTATTAATGTTCGGAACGCTATCCTTCCTCAGTTATTTTGATCGCCGAGCGAATCAACAGCAGCTGATGAAAAACGCCATTTTTGAATCAGCGTTGGATGCAATTGTGGTAACGAATGAGCAGGGAGAAGTTTTAAATATTAACGAAGAGGCCGTAACTCTGTTAGGAGTTGTGAAAGAAGAAAATATCGGAAAAAATGTGGCGAGTATTTTTCCGATGGTTGAAAATCTGCTATCGATGGTGAAGCGACGCCATCAGTTAGAGATTACGTCATCAACAGGTGAAACAAAAATCATTGAGCTGACTGTCACAAAGGTAGTGGCGGACCGGGATTTAGAGTACATTTTATACATTCGTGACATTACGGAAGATCAAAAATTCGCGCAAATGCTTAAAGAAACAAATGATCGTTATGAAAGCCTGTTTTACGAATCTCCTCTCGCGATTGTCATCCATCGGTATAGTCAAATTACATCAGCCAATCAAGAAGCGCTTAATATCATCGGTGCCTCTAGTTTTGAGCAATTAAAAACGCTCTCTATTTCTCATTTTCTTCGCAAAGATGATTGGGATGCCATGGCGAAAGATGTGGAAGATTTATTAAAAGGGACCTTTCAGCGCGAGTTTACAGGACAAGAAGTCCAAGTGATGACTTTAAATCAAGAAGAAAAGTGGGTCACAGCCAAATCGACGGTCATCCAATTAAATGGTGAAAAGTATATTCAGACAGTCATTCGTGACGTGACGGAGCAACGAAAGGCAAAACAGGCCCTTCAGCAGCTCACTTTTTACGATAGCTTAACAGGACTTCCGAATAAGGGATTGTTTGAAACGCTAGCGAAGGCCGCCATTCATAAAGCTAAAAATGACAACCAGTCCTGTGCGATTTTATGTATCGATTTGGATCGCTTTAAATATACAAACGAGAAGCATGGTCATCAAATAGGAGACCGCATTTTAAAGGAATTATCTCGCCGTTTTCAAGCAATTATGAATACACAGGATCTGTTAACACGCTTTGGTGGCGATGAATTTCTCATGCTCGTTCGTCGCAACAAAGAAGAGGACATCCGGAACATGGCGGGACGTATTTTATCGACCGTATCCGTACCGTTTAAGATCGAAGGATCTGATATTTATTTAAATACGAGTATTGGTGGAAGCTTTTTATCAGAGAGCAGCTCTTCGTTAAATACGTTAATTCGTCAGGCTGATCTCGCTGTTGATGAAGCGAAGAAAAATGGTCGAAATGCCATTGAATATTACCAAGAAAGCATGCAGGCGTATACAACGAGACGAATGGTTATCGAATCAGGGCTTCGTACGGCGATTCAAAATAACGAATTTGAGCTGTACTATCAGCCAAAAATCGACCTTGAAACAGGTGGATTAACAGGGGTTGAAGCGCTCATTCGCTGGCACCATCCAACGCTAGGTCTTGTCTCACCGGGTGAATTTATCTCTGTCGCCGAAGAAACGGGGTTAATTGTTCCGCTAAGCAAATGGACGCTTCATGAGGCGTGTGTGCAAAACAAACGTTGGCACGATAAGGGCTATCATACAATGAAGGTAGGCGTCAACATTTCTAGCATTGACTTTGCGAGGGAATCGTTTGTTGAGGCTGTTCTTGAAACGCTGCGTGAAAGTAATATTTGTCCAAACAGCGTAGAGCTTGAAATCACGGAGAGCGTGGCGATTCAAAATGTAGATGATGTAATTGAAAAGCTTCAGACGCTCAAAGATATTGGCGTTCATATTTCGATCGATGACTTTGGCTCAGGCTATTCATCGTTTAGTTACTTAAAAAAGCTACCAATCAACACGCTCAAAATCGACCGCTCCTTTATCATCGGATTAAGCACCAGTCTCAAAGAGCAAGCGATCGTCCGCGCGATCATTACGCTAGCTAAAAGCTTAGATCTCTCAGTAATCGCTGAGGGCGTCGAGCTTCCAGAACAAGTCGACATCTTAAAACAAGAAAAATGCGATGCTGTCCAAGGCTACTACTACAGCCGACCACTTCCTGTTCACGAATTTGAACAGTGGTACGAGCAAACCTATCAGCCTCATGTCGCTAATTAA
- the nadD gene encoding nicotinate (nicotinamide) nucleotide adenylyltransferase, whose product MARIGIYGSSFDPVTNVHLWTASTIAHRCKLDRIIFLPCSNRRKDKRMKTEDHHRWEMLQLAIQGNDKFVADDYEMKQEAWNVYTYYTMNYFKSMYPNDEVFFIMGADLLVDIASGKWGYEEPLVTENRFIVMARDGVDMLKTISSSPLLRNADDGMHFHLVDKGLAMEISSSYIRDEFGKGGEPRYLLPEACYEYIKQHNLYR is encoded by the coding sequence ATGGCTAGAATCGGGATTTACGGTAGTAGCTTTGACCCTGTGACGAATGTTCATCTTTGGACAGCAAGCACCATTGCGCACCGCTGTAAACTCGATCGAATTATTTTCTTGCCATGCTCAAATCGTCGAAAAGATAAGCGAATGAAGACGGAAGATCATCACCGCTGGGAGATGCTGCAGCTTGCGATTCAAGGAAACGATAAGTTTGTAGCAGACGATTATGAAATGAAACAGGAAGCATGGAATGTGTACACGTATTACACGATGAATTATTTTAAGAGCATGTACCCAAATGACGAAGTGTTTTTCATTATGGGGGCAGATCTTTTAGTTGATATTGCGAGTGGAAAATGGGGATACGAAGAACCGCTTGTCACCGAGAATCGGTTTATTGTTATGGCGAGAGACGGAGTTGATATGCTGAAGACAATCTCAAGTTCACCGCTGCTTCGAAATGCAGATGACGGGATGCATTTTCATCTAGTAGATAAAGGACTTGCGATGGAAATCAGCTCTTCGTACATTCGAGACGAATTCGGAAAAGGCGGGGAGCCGAGGTATTTGCTTCCTGAAGCTTGCTATGAGTACATTAAGCAACATAACTTATATCGTTGA
- a CDS encoding nicotinate phosphoribosyltransferase — protein sequence MTTFYQDDSLSLHTDLYQINMAETYWEDGTHERNAVFEVFFRKLPFGNGYAVFAGLEHVVEYLQDFRFTQSDLDYLRNELGYGDDFLSYLKDLRFTGNVRAMKEGELVFGNEPILRVEAPLIQAQLVETAILNIINYQTLIATKASRIKQVVGDQVAMEFGTRRAHELDASIWGTRAAFIGGFEATSNVRAGKKFGIPVAGTHAHSLVQAYRDEYIAFHKYARRHKDCVFLVDTYDTIRSGIPTAIKVAKELGDKINFVGIRLDSGDLAYLSKKARKMLDDAGFTKTKIIASNDLDEHTISHLKSQGAQIDVWGIGTKLITAYDQPALGAVYKLVSIEDEKGEMVDTIKISANPEKVSTPGLKRVYRIINTINGKSEGDYIALDWEKPEEEEKIKMFHPVHTYISKFVSEFEARELHHDIFQNGELIYELPELTAIQAFKKENLVVLWDEYKRALNPESYPVDLSLACWENKMKRIEEVKQKAGVERHG from the coding sequence ATGACAACCTTTTATCAAGACGATAGCTTGTCACTTCATACGGACTTATATCAAATTAACATGGCAGAAACCTACTGGGAGGACGGAACACACGAGCGAAACGCGGTGTTTGAAGTATTCTTCCGCAAACTGCCATTCGGAAACGGCTATGCTGTATTCGCAGGACTAGAGCACGTCGTGGAATACCTTCAGGATTTTCGCTTTACACAGAGCGACTTAGACTATCTTCGAAATGAGCTTGGGTACGGAGATGATTTTCTTTCTTATTTAAAAGATCTTCGTTTTACAGGAAACGTTCGTGCGATGAAAGAAGGCGAGCTTGTTTTTGGAAATGAGCCGATCCTACGCGTCGAAGCACCGCTTATTCAAGCACAGCTTGTGGAAACAGCTATTTTAAATATCATTAACTACCAAACATTAATTGCGACAAAGGCTTCTCGAATTAAGCAGGTAGTCGGTGATCAAGTTGCGATGGAGTTTGGTACAAGACGCGCGCATGAACTTGATGCATCCATTTGGGGAACGCGCGCAGCGTTTATCGGCGGATTTGAAGCAACGTCAAACGTGCGTGCAGGGAAAAAATTTGGGATTCCAGTAGCAGGTACGCATGCTCATTCGCTTGTGCAGGCCTATCGCGATGAGTATATCGCTTTTCATAAATATGCACGTCGTCACAAAGACTGCGTGTTCCTAGTTGATACGTACGATACAATTCGTTCGGGTATTCCAACAGCCATTAAGGTCGCAAAGGAACTAGGCGATAAAATTAACTTTGTCGGCATTCGTCTTGATAGCGGTGACTTGGCGTATTTGTCTAAAAAAGCGCGCAAAATGCTTGATGATGCAGGATTTACAAAAACGAAAATTATCGCATCAAACGACCTTGATGAACACACGATCTCGCATCTAAAATCTCAAGGTGCTCAAATTGACGTATGGGGCATTGGTACAAAGCTGATTACCGCATATGACCAACCAGCACTAGGCGCGGTATATAAGCTCGTTTCCATTGAAGATGAAAAGGGCGAGATGGTCGATACAATTAAAATTAGCGCTAATCCTGAAAAGGTTTCAACGCCAGGTCTGAAGCGAGTATATCGGATCATTAACACGATTAACGGAAAGTCAGAAGGCGACTACATTGCGCTGGATTGGGAAAAGCCAGAGGAAGAAGAGAAAATCAAAATGTTCCATCCCGTTCATACGTACATTAGTAAGTTCGTGTCTGAGTTTGAAGCGCGCGAGCTTCACCACGATATTTTTCAGAACGGTGAACTGATCTATGAATTACCTGAACTAACAGCGATTCAAGCGTTTAAAAAGGAAAACCTAGTTGTGCTGTGGGATGAATACAAACGTGCGTTGAATCCGGAATCATACCCGGTCGATCTTAGCCTTGCATGCTGGGAAAATAAAATGAAGCGAATTGAAGAAGTAAAGCAAAAGGCAGGAGTGGAGCGCCATGGCTAG
- a CDS encoding cysteine hydrolase family protein, producing MRRALLSIDYTNDFVADNGALTCGKPAQDIESEIVRVTKEAIENGDFVVFAIDAHNEGDLYHPETKLYPPHNIMGTDGRKLYGTLHNVYEQYKERENVYWMDKTRYSALAGTDLLLQLRARGIEEVHITGVTTDICCLHTCVDLYNEHYPLVIHEKAVASFNPDGHVWALGHFKNCLGAKIV from the coding sequence GTGAGAAGAGCGTTATTAAGCATTGATTATACGAACGATTTTGTGGCAGACAATGGGGCATTAACGTGTGGAAAACCCGCGCAGGACATTGAGAGTGAAATTGTACGAGTAACAAAAGAAGCGATTGAAAACGGTGATTTTGTCGTATTTGCGATTGATGCGCATAACGAGGGTGATCTCTATCACCCTGAAACAAAATTATATCCGCCGCATAATATTATGGGCACAGATGGTAGAAAACTATATGGAACGCTTCATAACGTGTACGAACAATATAAGGAACGCGAAAACGTATATTGGATGGATAAAACGAGATACAGCGCTCTCGCTGGAACGGATCTGCTGCTTCAGCTTCGTGCGCGAGGCATTGAGGAAGTTCATATTACGGGCGTTACAACCGATATTTGCTGCCTTCATACGTGCGTTGATTTATATAATGAACATTATCCGCTTGTCATTCACGAAAAAGCGGTCGCGAGCTTTAATCCAGACGGCCATGTTTGGGCGCTTGGTCACTTTAAAAATTGCTTAGGAGCTAAAATTGTCTAA
- a CDS encoding NUDIX hydrolase, protein MTNEDALKKYDVKKYRTPDGYTSDIAIFTIMTKEAEPYKKPVMELKLMLIKRAATNAEGHPNIEGDKWALPGGFVQANETALQAAKRELEEETGVQGVHVKHFGVYDRPGRDPRGWIITNAHYAIVPERHLMHRQANDDASEVELFTLEEINHLALAFDHEEIIKHAVQAITADLLQTTAAKNFLPPTFTYSELQAVLRTVTNDPVITSDPAFSRKIKSLPFIEKLDGQTTTRTSKQPTQLFRFVEMEDIIKPIYSVKY, encoded by the coding sequence ATGACAAATGAAGATGCATTAAAGAAATATGATGTGAAGAAGTACCGCACGCCAGACGGCTATACGTCGGATATTGCGATATTTACGATTATGACAAAAGAAGCAGAACCTTATAAAAAACCGGTGATGGAACTAAAGCTGATGTTGATTAAGCGAGCGGCGACAAACGCAGAAGGTCATCCGAACATCGAGGGAGATAAGTGGGCATTGCCTGGAGGATTTGTTCAGGCGAATGAAACGGCTCTTCAAGCAGCAAAGCGAGAGCTTGAAGAAGAAACAGGCGTACAGGGAGTGCATGTGAAGCATTTCGGTGTGTATGACCGTCCTGGTCGCGATCCACGCGGCTGGATTATTACAAATGCCCATTATGCCATCGTGCCAGAACGTCATTTGATGCACCGTCAGGCCAATGACGATGCATCCGAGGTTGAGCTTTTTACATTAGAAGAGATCAACCATTTAGCACTTGCGTTTGATCATGAGGAGATTATCAAACATGCTGTCCAGGCGATTACGGCTGATCTGTTACAAACAACGGCTGCCAAAAACTTTTTGCCACCGACCTTTACGTATTCAGAGCTTCAGGCCGTTTTACGTACGGTGACGAATGATCCGGTGATTACGAGTGATCCAGCGTTTTCACGAAAAATTAAAAGCCTGCCGTTTATTGAAAAGCTAGACGGACAAACGACAACACGAACGTCTAAGCAACCGACACAGCTTTTCCGTTTTGTTGAGATGGAGGATATTATTAAACCGATTTATTCGGTGAAATATTAA
- a CDS encoding ABC transporter ATP-binding protein, which yields MNTTSPLKVQNLTKRIKNATLVDHLSFELDPGKIYGFLGPNGAGKTTTIRMITGLISITEGEVFINGYDIKKSPQKALSHLGVIVENPSAYGYLSGYENLQQSARLSLKSISSTRMKEIIKLVDLEHAIHNKVKTYSLGMRQRLGIAQALLHEPSILILDEPTNGLDPAGIRQLRDNLKQVARDENTTILVSSHLLQEIEMICEEAIVLDKGKLVDVIKIKDDSTEPSKMVSLLIEVSNVGKALDVLSSFQVVQSTENAIELLVEQEQVPNVVYKLAENRVDMYEMKRKAVSLEDHFLTLTAKGSN from the coding sequence GTGAATACAACGTCACCCTTAAAGGTGCAAAACCTAACGAAACGAATTAAAAACGCTACGCTCGTTGACCATCTATCATTTGAGCTAGATCCAGGAAAAATCTATGGATTCCTAGGACCAAACGGTGCTGGTAAAACGACAACGATCCGAATGATTACAGGACTGATTTCCATTACAGAAGGTGAAGTATTCATCAATGGATATGATATTAAAAAATCACCTCAAAAAGCGCTCTCTCACCTTGGAGTTATTGTTGAGAACCCTTCTGCTTACGGATATTTAAGCGGCTATGAAAACCTTCAGCAATCCGCTCGCCTAAGCCTCAAGTCTATTTCTTCTACTCGTATGAAAGAAATTATTAAGCTTGTTGACCTAGAACATGCGATTCATAACAAAGTAAAGACTTACTCTCTTGGGATGAGACAGCGCCTTGGTATTGCGCAAGCTCTTTTACATGAGCCTTCTATTTTAATTCTTGATGAACCAACAAACGGACTTGATCCTGCAGGGATTCGCCAGCTTCGTGATAATCTAAAACAAGTCGCACGAGATGAAAATACGACGATCCTTGTTTCAAGTCACTTGCTTCAAGAAATTGAAATGATCTGTGAAGAAGCGATCGTTTTAGATAAAGGAAAGCTTGTCGACGTTATTAAAATTAAGGATGATTCAACAGAACCAAGCAAAATGGTGAGCTTGCTAATTGAAGTAAGCAATGTTGGAAAAGCGCTAGACGTTCTATCATCCTTCCAAGTGGTACAAAGCACTGAAAACGCGATTGAGCTCCTCGTAGAGCAAGAACAAGTACCAAATGTCGTGTATAAGCTAGCAGAAAACCGCGTTGATATGTATGAAATGAAGCGCAAAGCTGTGAGCTTAGAGGACCACTTCTTAACATTAACTGCGAAAGGATCAAACTAA
- a CDS encoding ABC transporter permease, with protein MFKNLLINEWIKISKRKSNRVFAIIMAAFILLIGLLSVLFRHNTFFKEMPYTSLTVGIVLSVVQFYAIVIGAAVMSNEFKDSTMKHLLVKPVSRASVLFSKLCMVIFVIIGLSVILSLLSYLVGMITPGGNDLTFVEVSKMVGYGLPSVIFFVTVAIFISVLLKAPSLAIVIPIVGSFIGTTITFMLAKYDFYKYIIFAHLDPSMYDSDKNIGGGQAPDGFTPGLTIVLYVVYCAAFIALSVWVFRKKEIN; from the coding sequence ATGTTTAAAAATTTACTCATCAACGAATGGATTAAAATTAGCAAACGCAAAAGCAATCGCGTGTTTGCTATTATCATGGCCGCATTTATTCTTTTAATTGGTCTTTTAAGTGTGTTGTTTCGACACAACACGTTCTTTAAAGAAATGCCGTATACCTCTTTAACAGTCGGAATCGTGCTTTCTGTTGTTCAGTTTTATGCGATTGTCATTGGCGCAGCTGTCATGTCCAATGAATTCAAAGATTCTACTATGAAACATTTGCTTGTAAAGCCCGTTTCTAGAGCCAGCGTACTATTTTCAAAGCTCTGCATGGTGATCTTCGTTATTATCGGTCTTAGCGTTATTCTTTCCCTGTTATCTTATCTTGTAGGTATGATTACCCCAGGTGGAAACGATTTAACCTTTGTCGAAGTAAGTAAAATGGTTGGTTATGGCCTCCCATCTGTTATTTTCTTCGTCACAGTCGCGATCTTCATTTCAGTTCTATTAAAAGCACCAAGCTTAGCAATCGTTATTCCGATTGTTGGTAGCTTCATTGGCACAACCATTACGTTCATGCTTGCAAAATATGATTTTTATAAATACATCATTTTTGCTCACCTAGATCCTAGCATGTATGATTCGGATAAAAATATCGGCGGTGGTCAGGCGCCTGATGGCTTCACTCCAGGTCTTACTATTGTTTTATATGTTGTCTACTGTGCAGCTTTCATCGCACTTAGCGTATGGGTATTCCGTAAAAAAGAGATTAATTAA
- a CDS encoding response regulator transcription factor, giving the protein MSPTILVVDDEKEIVELIELYLTQSDFQIMKAYNGKEALTIIQNQHIDLLIADIMMPELNGYQLIQKVREHHHIPILIISAKNESYDKILGLNIGADDYITKPFDPLELVARVQSQLRRSTELNHFKALDTDLKIGPLTLNTVSCTLFVNEEEVMLTSTEYRLLKLFMEHPNQVFTKRHLFERIWREDYMGDDNTIMVHISKLRDKIEQDSRNPYYLKTIRGLGYTFKVNHEV; this is encoded by the coding sequence ATGTCACCAACTATACTTGTCGTAGATGATGAGAAGGAAATTGTTGAATTAATTGAGCTTTATTTAACTCAATCAGACTTTCAAATTATGAAAGCCTATAACGGAAAAGAAGCGTTAACCATTATTCAAAATCAACATATTGATTTGTTGATTGCCGATATTATGATGCCAGAGCTGAATGGCTATCAGCTAATTCAAAAAGTTCGTGAGCACCATCATATTCCGATTTTAATTATCTCGGCAAAAAACGAAAGCTACGATAAAATTTTAGGCCTAAACATCGGTGCCGATGACTACATTACAAAGCCGTTTGACCCTCTAGAGCTTGTTGCACGCGTGCAGTCTCAGCTCCGTCGTTCGACTGAACTCAATCATTTCAAGGCGTTAGATACCGACCTTAAAATCGGACCGCTTACGCTAAATACCGTAAGCTGTACGCTTTTTGTGAATGAGGAAGAGGTTATGCTTACTTCGACAGAATATCGCCTGTTAAAGCTCTTTATGGAGCATCCTAATCAAGTATTTACGAAACGTCATTTATTTGAGCGTATTTGGCGGGAAGATTACATGGGCGATGACAACACGATCATGGTTCATATTAGCAAGCTACGAGACAAAATCGAACAGGATAGCCGAAATCCTTATTATTTAAAAACAATCCGAGGACTTGGCTATACGTTCAAGGTGAATCATGAAGTTTAG